A genomic window from Streptomyces sp. NBC_01429 includes:
- a CDS encoding sensor histidine kinase — MSAERYASTRRPGFRIILGGWCGLGLVALLNLYHSRGGLDLLDAVLAILTPVAAGLLCHGLTLSHARSEDTAATVAQERARFARDLHDLLGYSLSAITLKSELARRMVGSDEIRARRELAEVLEISRQALRDVREVSQRYPDLSLTEAVASVRGVLDSAGVASDIEVHAGALPTEVSTVMATVLREGVANLLRHSQARRCRIRVRRAGGNISLALSNDGLRGSPDPTRRRRNGLDNLAARMADAGGELSVYTDRDGWFHLLAVCPVPETPAATGYPVDEREKEKEDEEMEDCGQPCMHSMP, encoded by the coding sequence ATGTCGGCAGAGCGGTACGCGTCCACTCGGCGGCCGGGGTTCCGGATCATCCTCGGCGGCTGGTGCGGCCTGGGCCTCGTGGCACTCCTGAATCTCTACCACTCCCGCGGGGGCCTCGACCTGCTGGACGCCGTGCTCGCGATCCTGACCCCCGTGGCCGCCGGGCTCCTGTGCCACGGGCTGACCCTCTCCCACGCCCGGAGCGAGGACACCGCGGCGACCGTGGCGCAGGAGAGGGCGCGGTTCGCCCGTGACCTGCACGACCTGCTCGGCTACAGCCTCTCGGCCATCACCCTCAAGAGCGAACTCGCCCGGAGGATGGTGGGAAGCGACGAGATCCGGGCGCGGCGGGAGCTGGCGGAGGTCCTGGAGATCTCCCGGCAGGCGCTGCGCGACGTACGGGAGGTGTCCCAGCGCTATCCGGACCTGTCGCTGACCGAGGCGGTCGCCTCGGTGCGCGGCGTCCTGGACTCGGCGGGTGTCGCCTCCGACATCGAGGTGCACGCCGGAGCGCTGCCCACCGAGGTCAGCACCGTGATGGCCACGGTGCTGCGGGAGGGCGTCGCCAATCTGCTGCGCCACAGCCAGGCGCGCAGGTGCCGCATCCGCGTGAGACGGGCGGGCGGCAATATCTCGCTGGCGCTGTCCAACGACGGGCTGAGGGGAAGTCCCGACCCGACGCGGCGGCGGCGCAACGGGCTGGACAATCTGGCGGCCCGGATGGCCGACGCCGGCGGCGAGCTGTCCGTATACACCGACAGGGACGGCTGGTTCCATCTGCTCGCGGTGTGTCCCGTTCCGGAGACACCGGCAGCCACCGGGTATCCCGTGGACGAGAGGGAAAAGGAGAAGGAGGACGAGGAAATGGAGGACTGCGGGCAGCCCTGTATGCACTCGATGCCCTGA
- a CDS encoding NADP-dependent oxidoreductase — MKALVAPSYGPLDQLVVTDVPKPAPGPGQILVRVETAALNPLDAALVVGAMREMMPVEHPFVVGMDASGVVEAVGEGVTGYAAGDEVLAYTHFHPGTIAEYTLVTEGPDVAPRPAGLDAARAAALVSTSLTGECVLDAVAGETGQTLLVIGATGGVGSFVVQLASRAGLRVLATAAPADAEYVRGLGASEVIDYTAVDTLKEALRLAPDGVDAVVDLISRGPALAGTAAAVKEGGRLVSTLMGPTEFERGVTVTYVRMATRDGRLGALAERVLSGDLSVEVTATYPLSDAPKALAEFAAGRYTRGKVVVTV, encoded by the coding sequence ATGAAGGCTCTCGTCGCCCCTTCGTACGGTCCCCTGGACCAGCTCGTCGTCACCGATGTGCCCAAGCCCGCGCCCGGTCCGGGGCAGATCCTGGTCCGGGTCGAGACCGCCGCGCTCAACCCGCTCGACGCGGCGCTGGTCGTCGGCGCGATGCGCGAGATGATGCCGGTCGAGCACCCCTTCGTGGTGGGCATGGACGCCTCGGGCGTGGTGGAGGCGGTCGGCGAGGGCGTCACCGGCTACGCCGCCGGGGACGAGGTCCTGGCGTACACCCACTTCCACCCCGGCACCATCGCCGAGTACACGCTGGTCACCGAGGGTCCCGACGTCGCCCCGCGGCCCGCGGGGCTGGACGCGGCGCGCGCGGCGGCGCTGGTCTCGACCTCGCTCACCGGCGAGTGCGTGCTGGACGCGGTGGCGGGCGAGACCGGGCAGACCCTGCTCGTCATCGGCGCGACCGGCGGTGTCGGCAGCTTCGTGGTGCAGCTGGCGTCCCGGGCGGGCCTGCGGGTGCTGGCCACCGCCGCCCCGGCGGACGCGGAGTACGTACGGGGCCTGGGCGCGTCCGAGGTCATCGACTACACCGCCGTCGACACCCTGAAGGAGGCGCTGCGCCTCGCGCCCGACGGGGTCGACGCCGTGGTGGACCTGATCAGCCGGGGTCCGGCGCTGGCCGGCACGGCGGCGGCGGTCAAGGAGGGGGGCCGGCTGGTGTCCACCCTGATGGGACCGACGGAGTTCGAGCGCGGCGTCACCGTGACGTACGTCCGGATGGCCACCAGGGACGGCCGGCTCGGGGCGCTCGCCGAGCGGGTGCTCTCGGGCGACCTGAGCGTCGAGGTGACCGCCACGTACCCGCTCTCCGACGCCCCGAAGGCGCTCGCGGAGTTCGCGGCCGGGCGCTACACCCGGGGCAAGGTCGTCGTGACGGTCTGA
- a CDS encoding lipocalin-like domain-containing protein, producing the protein MSAPGTTGETRTATTTTTAPTTTPAPSGAELAGLWRLVAYFDIDDEGATSEGPLGPEPRGLLFYSADGYMSVDMMRPGPPGPAVGYMGYAGGWRVSGNQLVHMIEVCSNPLWADTEQIRDVTLDGDRLVLSGSAVVSGQPQRRVLHWERARIAGELPLRDRTPPPR; encoded by the coding sequence GTGAGCGCGCCAGGAACGACCGGAGAGACGCGGACCGCGACGACGACTACAACCGCGCCCACAACTACGCCCGCACCGAGCGGCGCCGAACTGGCCGGACTGTGGCGGCTCGTCGCGTACTTCGACATCGACGACGAGGGCGCCACATCCGAGGGACCGCTCGGCCCCGAGCCCCGGGGGCTGCTGTTCTACAGCGCCGACGGCTACATGTCGGTCGACATGATGCGCCCAGGACCACCGGGCCCCGCCGTCGGTTACATGGGATACGCGGGGGGCTGGAGAGTGTCCGGGAATCAACTCGTACACATGATCGAAGTGTGCTCGAATCCTTTGTGGGCGGACACCGAGCAGATCCGCGACGTCACACTGGACGGAGACCGGCTGGTTCTCAGTGGTTCGGCCGTGGTTTCCGGCCAACCTCAGCGCCGCGTCCTGCACTGGGAACGAGCGCGTATTGCCGGGGAGTTACCACTTCGCGACAGAACACCACCACCAAGGTAA
- a CDS encoding protein NO VEIN domain-containing protein, translating into MKRESFVMVHVGQSRESQHNLCHGLKTRSWGFPTSKPEYGSARPRFAVLATGAGPRVPLDVWLTRRINLWLCEVRTSFYEGRAPHWPDEEAENTVKYPVRFGIEPLAIVRDISLDESGPLGLAGSDAIRRSGTERGIGKLCELDPQPLLDAAGIQVDWAQRQYVPLNRAPRFTTEQVEAPKRPGRGAGFISDPKKRKAIELHAENMAVAHYEQQGWTVERLGKPYDLHCTRAREERRVEVKGTTGAATSVELTINEVEHARNPQHAVDLYVVSDIVVDAHSSDYAMSGGRVAHFEDWYPEEEDLRPRRFEYRLPFTD; encoded by the coding sequence GTGAAGCGTGAGTCTTTCGTTATGGTGCATGTCGGTCAGAGCCGTGAGTCCCAGCACAACCTTTGCCATGGGCTCAAGACCCGTTCCTGGGGATTTCCGACATCGAAACCCGAGTACGGGTCGGCGCGTCCACGTTTCGCCGTGCTGGCCACCGGAGCGGGCCCCCGGGTGCCCCTCGACGTGTGGCTCACGCGGCGGATCAATCTGTGGCTGTGCGAAGTCCGTACGAGCTTCTACGAAGGGCGCGCACCTCACTGGCCCGACGAGGAAGCCGAGAACACCGTCAAGTACCCGGTGCGCTTCGGGATCGAGCCGCTGGCCATAGTTCGCGACATATCGCTCGATGAAAGCGGACCTTTGGGGCTGGCCGGCAGCGACGCCATCCGCCGTTCCGGCACCGAGCGAGGCATCGGCAAGCTCTGCGAATTGGACCCCCAGCCGCTGCTCGACGCCGCGGGCATCCAGGTCGACTGGGCGCAGCGGCAGTACGTTCCCCTGAACCGCGCGCCGCGGTTCACGACGGAACAGGTCGAGGCGCCCAAGCGCCCGGGGCGCGGTGCCGGGTTCATCTCCGATCCCAAGAAGCGGAAGGCCATCGAACTCCACGCGGAGAACATGGCCGTCGCTCACTACGAACAGCAGGGATGGACCGTCGAACGCCTGGGCAAACCGTACGACTTGCACTGCACGCGCGCGCGGGAGGAGCGGCGCGTCGAGGTCAAGGGAACGACGGGCGCGGCCACGAGTGTGGAACTGACGATCAACGAAGTCGAACACGCGCGTAACCCGCAACACGCCGTGGATCTGTACGTGGTCAGCGACATCGTCGTCGACGCGCACAGTTCCGACTACGCCATGAGCGGAGGAAGGGTGGCGCACTTCGAGGACTGGTACCCGGAAGAGGAAGATCTGCGTCCCCGCCGGTTCGAGTACCGCCTGCCATTCACCGACTGA
- a CDS encoding FAD-dependent oxidoreductase has translation MSVERVDVCVVGGGPGGMMAGLLLARQGLEVVVLERHADFLRDFRGDTVHPSTLQVLEELGLVEEFLKIHHIKAPAITMETAMGPVTFSDFTRLRSRYPYMAFMPQWDVLNFLAEAGRRYPGFRLLQEATVTGLVTAGGHVTGVRADTPQGPVEFASKLVVAADGRHSTMRAHAGLRTAESVAPMDALWFRLSREDGEVYPTIRAGNGFLIGTINRGDFWQIVYMIPKGGYGAVREAGLGGFRDAVAAIHGGMRERLEKEINDWDDIKLLDVRIDRLRRWYRPGLVCVGDAAHAMSPAGGVGINLAIQDAVAAARILGPVLREGRTPTLPELRRVQRRRQFPMRVVQFIQLRLLSDLYPSATRKGTDKPLVPRLGRRFPVVPRLLARIVGLGVRPESVGADK, from the coding sequence ATGAGTGTCGAACGCGTCGACGTGTGTGTCGTGGGAGGCGGGCCCGGCGGAATGATGGCCGGCCTGCTGCTGGCAAGACAGGGGCTCGAAGTCGTCGTCCTGGAGAGGCACGCGGACTTCCTGCGTGACTTCCGGGGCGACACCGTGCACCCCTCCACGCTCCAGGTGCTTGAGGAACTGGGCCTGGTGGAGGAGTTTCTGAAGATCCATCACATCAAGGCTCCGGCCATCACCATGGAGACCGCCATGGGACCGGTGACCTTCAGCGACTTCACCCGCCTGCGCAGCCGTTATCCGTACATGGCCTTCATGCCGCAGTGGGACGTCCTGAACTTCCTGGCCGAGGCCGGGCGCCGCTACCCGGGCTTCCGGCTCCTCCAGGAAGCCACGGTGACCGGACTGGTGACCGCCGGCGGCCACGTCACCGGGGTACGGGCCGACACCCCCCAGGGGCCTGTGGAGTTCGCGTCGAAGCTGGTGGTCGCCGCCGACGGACGGCACTCCACGATGCGCGCCCACGCCGGGCTGCGGACCGCCGAGAGCGTCGCCCCGATGGACGCGCTGTGGTTCCGGCTGAGCAGGGAGGACGGCGAGGTCTACCCCACCATCCGGGCGGGCAACGGGTTCCTGATCGGGACCATCAACCGGGGCGACTTCTGGCAGATCGTCTACATGATCCCCAAGGGCGGGTACGGCGCGGTCCGCGAGGCCGGCCTCGGCGGCTTCCGGGACGCCGTCGCCGCGATCCACGGCGGGATGCGCGAGCGGCTGGAGAAGGAGATCAACGACTGGGACGACATCAAGCTCCTGGACGTCAGGATCGACCGGCTGCGCCGCTGGTACCGTCCGGGCCTGGTCTGCGTCGGCGACGCCGCCCACGCGATGTCACCGGCGGGCGGCGTCGGTATCAATCTGGCCATCCAGGACGCGGTAGCCGCCGCCCGGATCCTCGGGCCGGTCCTGCGCGAGGGACGCACCCCGACCCTCCCCGAGCTGCGCCGGGTGCAGCGGCGCAGGCAATTCCCCATGCGGGTCGTGCAGTTCATCCAGTTGCGGCTGCTCTCGGACCTCTACCCGAGCGCGACCCGCAAGGGGACGGACAAGCCGCTGGTGCCACGGCTGGGCCGCCGCTTCCCGGTCGTCCCGCGCCTCCTGGCCCGTATCGTCGGGCTCGGCGTCCGCCCGGAGAGCGTCGGAGCGGACAAGTGA
- a CDS encoding DUF6081 family protein encodes MGSRLRAAIGLIAVALTAALLPAAAQAQTQTQAQTQTQTQTRTSASSERARTAGTVLFSDDFGSGFDSSDSGPWMRLPIGDLPGGDGVTSTSSQGLKVVPSGTDPLTGAPAFAFTSGQQSAGGAGTADRMKWLAWPRHFAASGTPGYDTPATGAMTCTTTMSARTRGSERHPFGSAVTDARNDPRLAAGAVVAGDLESGVILGFLVTDNKAYALYERIRVPGTDYAAYSYAVPVATFARGTSPTYQVVLDRGRSRVTWKINGATVLSVNAIGHRALDRRYLLVDHGGTDQTVLPRQLNCGVGTFTLLDGAGADGGGLVRLDSDRSYYAPRQGEPTPQTFIDDSSLPANRLWGQGAELQVRRVSIGVG; translated from the coding sequence ATGGGAAGCAGACTACGAGCCGCGATCGGCCTGATCGCCGTGGCCCTCACCGCCGCTCTGCTGCCGGCGGCGGCGCAGGCACAGACGCAAACGCAGGCACAGACGCAAACGCAGACGCAGACGCGGACGTCCGCGTCGTCGGAGCGGGCGCGCACCGCCGGCACCGTCCTGTTCAGCGACGACTTCGGATCGGGATTCGACAGCTCGGACAGCGGGCCCTGGATGCGGCTGCCGATCGGCGATCTGCCGGGCGGGGACGGTGTCACCTCCACCTCGTCCCAGGGGCTGAAGGTCGTGCCCTCCGGCACCGATCCGCTCACCGGCGCACCCGCCTTCGCCTTCACCAGCGGACAGCAGTCGGCCGGCGGCGCCGGAACGGCCGACCGGATGAAGTGGCTGGCCTGGCCCCGGCACTTCGCCGCCAGTGGCACCCCGGGGTACGACACCCCCGCGACCGGCGCGATGACCTGCACGACCACCATGTCGGCGCGTACCCGCGGCTCCGAGCGCCACCCCTTCGGCTCGGCCGTCACCGACGCGCGCAACGACCCCCGGCTGGCGGCGGGCGCGGTGGTCGCGGGCGACCTGGAGAGCGGCGTGATCCTCGGCTTCCTGGTCACCGACAACAAGGCGTACGCGCTCTACGAGCGGATCCGCGTCCCCGGCACCGACTACGCCGCGTACAGCTACGCCGTGCCCGTCGCGACCTTCGCCCGGGGTACGAGCCCGACGTACCAGGTGGTCCTGGACCGCGGCCGGTCGCGGGTGACGTGGAAGATCAACGGGGCCACCGTGCTGTCCGTGAACGCCATCGGCCACCGGGCGCTGGACCGCCGGTATCTGCTGGTGGACCACGGCGGTACGGACCAGACCGTCCTGCCGCGCCAGCTGAACTGCGGCGTGGGCACCTTCACCCTGCTGGACGGGGCGGGCGCGGACGGCGGCGGCCTGGTGCGGCTGGACTCCGACAGGTCGTACTACGCCCCGCGCCAGGGCGAGCCGACGCCGCAGACCTTCATCGACGACAGCAGCCTTCCGGCCAACCGGCTGTGGGGCCAGGGCGCGGAACTCCAGGTGCGCCGGGTGTCCATCGGCGTCGGCTGA
- a CDS encoding MBL fold metallo-hydrolase, translating into MISRQWTSPAARLEEVADGVFAYLQPDGGWCLNNAGVIVADGESALVDTAATEARARQLRDAALTVAPAAPRTVVNTHFHGDHAFGNFVFPEAVVIGHERTRTEMAEAGLHLTGLWPEVHWGELELVLPTLTYQDRMTLHVGGLRAELIHVGPAHTTNDTAVWLPERGVLFLGDLVMSGVTPFCPMGSVSGSLQAVERLRALDARTLVTGHGPVTGPEVFDVTESYLRWLQGLAEEGVSAGLTPLEVARETDLGPYAELLDSERLVPNLHRAYAEERGAAPGVPLDIGALFGEMIQHHGRVPTCHA; encoded by the coding sequence GTGATCTCACGTCAGTGGACGAGTCCCGCCGCCCGTCTGGAGGAGGTCGCGGACGGGGTGTTCGCCTATCTCCAGCCGGACGGGGGATGGTGCCTGAACAACGCGGGCGTCATCGTCGCGGACGGCGAGTCCGCGCTCGTGGACACGGCCGCCACCGAGGCGCGGGCCCGGCAGCTGAGGGACGCCGCCCTGACGGTCGCGCCGGCCGCCCCCCGTACGGTCGTCAACACGCACTTCCACGGCGATCACGCCTTCGGCAACTTCGTCTTCCCCGAGGCCGTGGTGATCGGCCATGAGCGCACCCGCACCGAGATGGCCGAGGCGGGACTCCATCTGACCGGGCTGTGGCCGGAGGTCCACTGGGGGGAACTGGAGCTGGTCCTGCCCACGCTCACCTATCAGGACCGGATGACGCTCCATGTGGGCGGCCTGCGGGCCGAGTTGATCCATGTGGGCCCGGCGCACACCACCAACGACACGGCCGTCTGGCTGCCCGAGCGCGGCGTGCTGTTCCTCGGCGACCTGGTCATGTCCGGCGTGACCCCTTTCTGCCCCATGGGCTCGGTCTCCGGCTCCCTCCAGGCCGTCGAGCGGCTGCGCGCGCTGGACGCCCGTACGCTGGTGACCGGCCACGGCCCGGTCACGGGCCCCGAGGTCTTCGACGTGACCGAGAGCTATCTGCGCTGGCTCCAGGGCCTGGCCGAAGAAGGCGTCAGCGCCGGACTCACCCCGCTGGAAGTGGCCCGCGAAACCGACCTCGGCCCCTACGCCGAACTCCTCGACTCCGAGCGCCTGGTACCGAACCTCCACCGCGCCTACGCCGAGGAACGGGGCGCCGCCCCCGGCGTCCCCCTGGACATCGGCGCCCTCTTCGGCGAAATGATCCAACACCACGGCCGCGTCCCCACCTGCCACGCCTGA
- a CDS encoding DUF2075 domain-containing protein: protein MALLRMSARALERTDPGALAEGLAERSLAELLRSAASAEVRAWRNSLPALARVLCDAGLEEVEVLLEYKMPYSSLRADALLAGTHPETGRPSYVLVELKQWSEARLVPETKDLCWLPGFGYRAHLHPVAQVRRYCEYLRDFTALLDGTDRHVTGVAYLHNAKDRDVAELLGMGNGRAHLFTDSSRGAFIQHLQNQISPLAGALDADALLESPAVPSRELMRTAAEEILNGGKFRLMDEQQVAVSLVKRAVTISQQSDRKEVIVVTGGPGSGKSLIALHLMGHLGRNSRSVVHATGSKSFTTTLQHVVEQKHRRAAKLFRYFLDFSSAEKNALDVLICDEAHRIRHHPGTSSAPDVRRSRRSQVAQLIDAARVPVFLLDEHQVVLPGEMGSVREIDEAAKARGCEVRHVNLDEQFRCGGSRAYEEWVLRLLDLNPGGPVSWKPEPNFELLLADTPQQMETYLHARQAAGSTARMTAGFCWPWSAPRQDGTLVDDIVIGDWRRAWNVKGEREVSGGPRSSLWATEPGGIAQVGCVYTAQGFEYAWNGTILGPDLVWRDNGWYASKDACEDSGLKRAAPQEFQLLVRNRYKVLLTRGLTGTVLFSTDPETQAKLRTLIPGRVAP, encoded by the coding sequence GTGGCCCTCTTGCGTATGTCCGCCCGTGCTCTGGAACGCACCGACCCCGGTGCGCTGGCCGAGGGGTTGGCGGAACGGTCCCTTGCGGAACTCCTCCGTTCGGCGGCGAGCGCCGAGGTCCGGGCATGGCGCAACAGCCTTCCCGCTCTTGCCCGGGTGCTGTGCGACGCCGGACTGGAAGAGGTCGAAGTTCTCCTCGAGTACAAAATGCCGTACAGCAGCCTGCGCGCGGACGCCCTGCTGGCCGGCACACACCCGGAAACGGGCAGACCCTCATATGTCCTGGTCGAGCTGAAGCAGTGGAGTGAAGCGCGGCTGGTGCCCGAAACGAAAGATCTCTGCTGGCTTCCCGGATTCGGCTACCGCGCCCACCTCCACCCCGTCGCCCAGGTGCGCCGCTACTGCGAGTACCTGCGGGACTTCACTGCCCTGCTGGACGGCACGGACCGCCACGTCACGGGCGTTGCCTACCTCCACAACGCCAAGGACCGTGACGTTGCCGAACTGCTCGGAATGGGCAATGGGCGAGCCCATCTTTTCACCGACAGTTCGCGCGGCGCGTTCATCCAGCATCTGCAGAACCAGATTTCGCCGCTCGCCGGAGCCCTCGACGCGGACGCCCTCCTGGAGAGCCCCGCTGTCCCAAGCCGAGAACTCATGCGAACCGCTGCTGAAGAGATCCTGAATGGCGGCAAGTTCCGTCTCATGGACGAGCAACAGGTCGCGGTTTCCCTGGTCAAGCGTGCTGTCACCATCTCGCAGCAGTCGGACCGCAAAGAAGTCATCGTGGTCACCGGAGGCCCTGGATCGGGCAAGAGCCTGATCGCCCTGCACCTGATGGGGCATCTCGGCCGGAACAGCCGCAGCGTCGTCCACGCGACAGGCTCCAAGTCGTTCACTACCACCTTGCAGCATGTCGTCGAGCAGAAACACCGGCGCGCGGCCAAACTCTTCCGCTACTTCCTCGACTTCAGCAGCGCGGAGAAGAACGCGCTCGACGTCCTCATCTGCGACGAGGCGCATCGGATCCGCCACCATCCGGGCACCTCCAGCGCCCCGGATGTCCGTCGGAGCCGGCGAAGCCAGGTGGCCCAACTCATCGACGCCGCCAGGGTTCCGGTCTTCCTGCTCGACGAGCACCAGGTTGTACTGCCCGGCGAGATGGGCAGCGTGAGAGAGATCGACGAGGCAGCCAAGGCGCGGGGCTGCGAAGTGCGGCATGTCAACCTCGACGAGCAGTTCCGCTGCGGCGGCAGCCGCGCCTACGAGGAGTGGGTCCTCCGGCTGCTGGATCTGAATCCGGGAGGACCGGTGAGCTGGAAGCCCGAGCCCAACTTCGAACTACTGCTCGCCGACACCCCCCAGCAGATGGAGACTTACCTTCACGCACGCCAGGCGGCCGGATCCACAGCCCGCATGACCGCGGGATTCTGCTGGCCGTGGAGCGCCCCGCGCCAGGACGGCACCCTGGTCGACGACATCGTCATAGGGGACTGGCGCCGGGCCTGGAACGTCAAAGGTGAGCGGGAGGTCTCCGGTGGACCGCGATCCTCCCTTTGGGCCACCGAGCCGGGCGGCATCGCCCAGGTCGGCTGCGTCTACACAGCCCAGGGATTCGAATACGCGTGGAACGGCACCATCCTCGGCCCCGACCTGGTTTGGCGCGACAACGGGTGGTACGCCAGCAAGGACGCGTGCGAGGACAGCGGTCTGAAGAGGGCCGCCCCCCAAGAATTCCAGCTCCTTGTACGCAACCGGTACAAAGTGCTCTTGACGCGTGGCCTGACCGGAACCGTACTGTTCTCCACCGATCCCGAAACGCAAGCCAAACTGCGCACGCTCATCCCGGGCAGGGTTGCTCCGTAG
- a CDS encoding LuxR C-terminal-related transcriptional regulator, with the protein MDLQGRSDPGQASDARHVSHAGHASDLGHTSDPGHTSDAGHALAWALAILQAPPGRTLDRLSVVLAEALPHRALAILTGDCARSPMRTHGEPALADKISSAELARLAGSVDIGTPYFGPAALAGDTRPVLGAASAPSGASGALLVIVPDDGVVPDAAVRGTVQQLWDLACLHLAGYAAQAHPEPLAGNRAAAGERARVIAELTDAHTAALTAMLGALRSRTLDDTTARRTATDIAVSALIELRATSDLDRALSEETAGEAFARLTERLDPLIRYSDVVLDLVPPPRAHQLLPSDIANTARAVVRGTVLIMLEQEGVGRIRVAWHAENTELRIDLRDDGPGALAPDALAIHRLSDRVTALGGTLALDAAPGWGSTLTATLPLAASETASAHALDSLNPRELQVLECLTQGYRNRRIAEQLHISEHTVKFHVANVLEKLSVGSRGEAAAVARDLGRAVPAPPRRPASTAQ; encoded by the coding sequence ATGGACCTTCAGGGCCGATCGGACCCCGGGCAGGCGTCGGACGCCCGTCATGTGTCGCACGCCGGGCACGCGTCGGACCTCGGGCACACCTCGGACCCAGGGCACACCTCGGACGCCGGGCACGCGCTCGCGTGGGCGCTCGCCATCCTCCAGGCGCCGCCGGGCCGGACCCTGGACCGGCTGTCAGTGGTCCTGGCCGAGGCGCTGCCGCACCGGGCGCTCGCCATACTGACCGGGGACTGCGCGCGCTCCCCGATGCGCACGCACGGCGAACCGGCCCTGGCCGACAAGATCTCCAGCGCCGAACTCGCCCGGCTGGCCGGATCGGTGGACATCGGCACCCCCTACTTCGGCCCCGCCGCGCTCGCCGGGGACACCCGGCCGGTGCTGGGCGCGGCCTCCGCGCCCTCCGGCGCCTCCGGGGCGCTGCTGGTCATCGTCCCCGACGACGGTGTGGTGCCGGACGCCGCGGTGCGCGGGACCGTCCAGCAGCTGTGGGACCTGGCCTGTCTGCACCTCGCCGGATACGCCGCCCAGGCGCATCCGGAGCCGCTCGCCGGCAACCGCGCGGCGGCCGGCGAACGGGCCCGGGTGATCGCCGAACTCACCGACGCCCACACCGCCGCCCTCACCGCGATGCTGGGCGCGCTGCGCTCGCGCACCCTCGACGACACCACGGCCCGGCGCACCGCCACCGACATCGCCGTCTCCGCGCTCATCGAGCTGCGCGCCACCAGTGACCTCGACCGGGCCCTGAGCGAGGAGACGGCGGGCGAGGCGTTCGCCCGGCTCACCGAGCGGCTCGACCCGCTCATCCGCTACAGCGACGTGGTTCTCGACCTCGTACCGCCCCCGCGCGCCCACCAGTTGCTGCCCAGCGACATCGCCAACACCGCCCGCGCTGTGGTGCGCGGCACCGTACTGATCATGCTGGAGCAGGAGGGCGTGGGGCGGATCCGGGTGGCGTGGCACGCCGAGAACACCGAACTGCGGATCGATCTGCGCGACGACGGCCCCGGTGCGCTCGCGCCGGACGCCCTGGCGATACACCGGCTGTCGGACCGGGTGACCGCGCTCGGCGGCACACTGGCCCTGGACGCGGCCCCCGGCTGGGGCAGCACGCTCACCGCCACACTGCCGCTGGCCGCGTCGGAGACCGCGTCCGCGCACGCGCTGGACTCGCTCAATCCGCGCGAACTCCAGGTCCTGGAGTGCCTGACCCAGGGATATCGCAACCGGCGGATCGCCGAACAGCTCCACATCAGCGAGCACACGGTGAAGTTCCATGTCGCCAATGTCCTGGAGAAGCTCTCCGTCGGCTCGCGCGGCGAGGCCGCCGCCGTCGCCCGTGACCTCGGCCGCGCGGTGCCGGCCCCGCCCCGGCGGCCGGCCTCGACGGCTCAGTAA